The Maylandia zebra isolate NMK-2024a linkage group LG1, Mzebra_GT3a, whole genome shotgun sequence DNA segment tcacttttaagcatatttgcactgcacaagacacttAAATATGTGGATACAACCCTGGACATTACATTTCTTTCATTACCATTTATTACTCGTACAGCTGCTCTTATTGTTCtatatttcttcatatattcttatatattttctatattgtgtattttgtgtattgtgtattttgttgtacagttattttatttttaactttaattgttatattttattttattctttcctagttaaatttacccttcattttaattttcatatttatttcctatcctatttatagtcttttattttaggtcacgagcagttgtctaaacatttcactgcatatcgtactgtgtacgactgtgtatgtgacaaataaaatttgaatttgaatataAGTAATATATAAATTTATCCTAATGTTCTCAACATTTTAGCTGCATATTTAGTTCCCAAAGTTAAATTAACAATGACCAACCGAAAGACAATAATTGTGCAGCTTTTAGTAGGACTTTCATTTGCCTTTTagtacataataataataataataataataataataataataataataataatacctcTCCGACCTTTTACACCTTCATGTTCCATCTCATGCTCTACGATCTCAGCACTCTGGCCTTCTAAAGGTTCCtagagccagaaaaaaaaaacaattggaaagtgtgctttttcttttcgtgCCCCGTTTCTGTGGAGGTTTTTTAAACTAAGTTGAAGACACATTTGTTCACCCTATCCTACATGTCTTAATTCTAtggcttttagtttttaaatttttattgtttttaatttgtattgtgTCTTTTACCTGTATTGCTATGTATCgcttttattctatttatctcttagttgtacagcactttgtttgaaagcactttataaataaagttattattattattattagtagtagtagtagcacaTACATCCCCTGTCTTAGGAttgaaaataactcaaaaaattaaatatttgtaaTCTAACTCACTGAGCTGCTCATAAAGATATTGCTAAAAGAAATCATTAGCCTTCCAAATACATACTGTACATATTACTGTATGAAAAACTAAGCCCTGTACAGTTTCTCTTAAATACTTTTCTTACCTTTTCTCTCAATAAAATCCCAACAGAATTCACAAACAAACCTGCTTCTTTAGTCTATGAATTTATTCCTTCATTATGATTGAACTTATTCAGATAGGATAACCTTAAAAGTAGCTTTTTAATTATGTTCCATGAAACAGTGTTTACATATCTAATTTAGTCCACTTTGATCTTCACtacaaaagaaaatcaaagtaaaaactggaTTCAGGTACAGCGATAATGGAATACATAGATGTTTCTACACAAATGAtaatagcaaaaaacaaaaaacagaaaagaaaacacccaACATTAAAGAAAAACTGTCTCTAGGCTTGTTTCCAGAATGGAAAGCGATTTGAAGGGATTAAATCCTACCAGGAAAAGAATCATGAGAATGGTCTAACTAATCTTGTGTTTTCACCACTGGTCACTGAACCGCCAAACCACACAAACACCATATGGTCCCAGCTGCTGGACTAATTCATTCTCCTAGCACTGTTCAAAGTTTTCTTGACATGCAAGACTGTGTGACCAAATCTCAGTCAGCAAACTTTGACATTCTGTTAAGCTACAGTTGGAACTTCCATTCCTTCTGGTTTGTTGATTTGTGTCAGACGGTaactaataaaatatatataaataaattttgtgtTCCaagaatgcaaaacaaaaaaaagctacaGCAGAAATCCAGCCACAAAAAACAgagaattcattcattcagactctttattttcttttttttcagtatcCTCAGCTACAAGCAGGCAAACATACACGAAACTAAATTTTTCTTTATGTGGATTTATTGTTCAAGAGCCTGGAAGGTAGTTTTTAGTCAGAAATGTATTCACAAATCCAAGTATATGTTAAATTATGGTTTTCAGCTGTAATCTATCTTTCAAAAATATTCTGGTCATTCCTTGGAAAAACATAAAGTCTCTCTTATTATACCTTTAATTCAGCACCAAtatggggggtttttttgtttgttttttaggtgtgtgtttgtgtgtgggctCCAGTTTTAGCATCAGAGAGGAtagctgttgttttgattcattgGTCGCTAACACGGTGGTCCTAATCATGCACCATGGAGTGCATAATTGACCCCTCTTGCAATTAGCATTAATTAGCACCTCTGTTGGTGGATAGCACAGCCAGCAGAAATGCACCATAACTGTCCTGCCGTTTCTGTCATGCACCATTTTCTCAGCTTCAGCCAAAAACCTGCTGGAATCTAAATTGGTTCCTGAGCAGATCGGAACCCTCACAGCTGCTCTTGGGATGAAAGAAACTTGGTCCTGCTGGAGTACAGTTCAGGTTTTATGAGCAGACACGTAGAGCTGGTTAGACACTGCGCTATTGAGAGTTACAGCTGTTCACACCTACATCTTCACatctattgttgtttttttaaatttggtttATTTTCAATAAAAGCTACATAAAACTAATAAGCAGCCAGAACTGTAAATGACAATTGAAAATATGGGCTGAGATATGTATTTTTCAATGCTTTCCATAATGTCCAAATGGAAAACAAGTTTAGTCTATGCACCCCTGTATTTAGTACTCTAAATCAGCAATTACCATAAACTTAAATATTTAACACAACTCAGCTCTTTCTACACAATGACCAACCAGTACAGCACCAGCAGTAATGAACCAATCCATCTTTCACTTTCTTGTTCCACTCTCCATTCACTTGTGAACAAGGCCCTAGATACTTAAACGTCTGTTTATTAAGCTTTGTCTAAAGGGTGGATAGGTTCTCCCTTAAAGATAAGGTGAGGATCACAGTTATTCAGGAGATGCTCAAAGCAGAATCGCATCTCCTTATCAATGAGGTGGTTTGGACATCTaagtacactgtaaaaaagggCAGTGAAATTGACATAAAAACCATGTAAAACCCCTACAGAAATGTAtagtaaaccccaaaacacaactTTCCTGTTTCGATCACAGTGAATTATTGTAAACCTTTAAACAGAATGTTCCTGTTATATTTACAACATGAATGTGTGATTATAATCAAATTTATTGGTTAAAACTACaaatactgtgaataaaaacagtgaaacaccGTAATACTCATAACCAAACAATCATGTTAATTTGACATGCAAATActgtaaaaatcacagttttagtcaGTTTTCCTTAAAAACACATGACGTATATGTAAGTCACTTTACAACTGCATGGATGTACTGGGCCTACTTTTAACATGATTCATGAAATGATGCAAAGTCATGGATTGgactaataaaaatgttttcacagaagaTGTCATTGTGAACCTGAGAGGTTGCCTCTCCATTTATAggctatataaaaatatacaattaaaattgtttacatcatgtttttttcttaaatcattTGCAGCCTATTGTAGGGTAACCAAtaagaaattattatttaacGACTAAGTAATGCTTCTGTCATAATGCTTGTattctttatgtttcttttaattGCAATGTGATACTTAGACTAGAATACTTTTTTGGGTTAGGTCAGCAATGTCTCATTATTAAAGGCTAAACAAACTTACAGTGCCTCCCATAGGATCTCTATGGTGCCTCATCTCCACAGAGCTGTAAGCTACTTCAGGCCACTCACAGTTGCACTGAGCGCGCCTAATTTTGAATGTGCATCTGAAGCTCGTCTCTGATTGGATAATGACGTGAGGGCGGGAGGAGAAGAGCGCCTAGTTCACGACTATAGCTAACGAGCCAGCACATGAGAGAAGACGGGAGAAGAAAACATGAACTTTCAGCAACTACGTTGTTAGGACAAATTACAAACATACGATTTCAAGTGTTTTTTGAGGATCTGTGTTTGTTCGTCAGAAAGTCTGCACGGTAAGTTCAATATCTTGGCGACGTTTTTTCGAGATAAAAGCACCAGTTGATATTTAGACCAAGGCTCATAACCTAGCGCTAGCATGCTAGTTCAGCTGAAAAGCACAGGCAAACTTTAGAAATACTAAAAATGATCATCTGCGTCTTTTGTAAAAAGGTATTGGTCACATTAAGAGGCTATGTACTACATTGCAGAGTGCATAAGAATGAGCcttgttgtatttttaaatgtgttggcGCCAATTGCAGCCAAACATTCACCACGTACTCTGCTTTCAAGGGGCATTTTTATCGTGTGCACAATGCACCTGCACTTCAAGCTACTCCTAAAGCTCTTGTTGCAGATTTAAAATGTGCAGTTTCATTATGTGCCCGCCATTTTCAAACAGTGAAAGAGCTAGTGTCTCACTTAAATGATCATATTGCAGGGGGCAGGTCTGTGTCATGTCCAGTAAGTGGTTGTAAGCATATGTTTACAAAAAAGTCATCATTTACTTCTCACATGTGTAGGAAGCATAAAGCTTGTTCCCCAGATGGTATTGATGACATGTACAAGGAATCTCGTCCTCAGCCCCCAAATGACAGTACAGAATattcagaaaacacacatgaaaccatGGCATCTGCTAGTTCAGCCAGTGATATGCCAGAGAAGGATAGTCATTCTTATCTCAGAAACATGTGTCTCTTTTACCTTAAACAGCTACTCAGCTACTTTGAAGAGAAGGAGGAGTCCATGCTTCTCTGTGTTGAAGATACATGTCTGGCAGATGAGGTACAACTGGAGCAAGTGCCTCTGACACCCACTATTATCATGTGTGGTAAGTCTGTTTcatagctctctctctctcttttttttttaagtgcattttTTATAGAATGTCATGTGACTGCCGTGTTTATTGATATAACCtgttaaataattttttcaCAGGACAGTCCTGCTATTCCTCAAGAAGATACATGCTGAGTGTTGATCGGCACCTCGTCAGCACAAACATatcctccttcatttctgcactGTGCCTCATGTTCGGGAGCTACTACAATTTCAACATCCATTATCCATCTGAGCTGGCTTCCACTTTAGAGTTTCTTCAGAGGTGAACAAATATGGCTTTGTTATTTCTCATAACTGAGACTCTGGGATCTGGAGTCTGGCTTTGATGTGGTTCGAGTCCAGGTCTGGCTCTGAGTCTCGGTCGGCTTTGGAGCCggtttcagttgttttttctgttttttgttgttgttttttttgtttgtttggtttttttaaatacattaacaGTCTGAATCTGGGTCCAAGCCTGGCCGAGACTCAGGGCTAGACCAAGCGTCAACTGACGTCTGACTACCTATAACCTTTGCTTTGGATTTTAACAATGCTAAAGTGTGACATATCACTGCAGAAGACACTCGTGAAGGGTGCCAATACTTTTGACCATGCATTGTTCACTTCCCCACAGCATTTTGGTTATACTTTGTCTTGAACGTGGTCATGGCCATgactgtatatatatgtatatacttaATTTTTACTTACTTTGTATGTGTATTTTAACTGATCAATTATAAAAATGCTTAATAAACTTTTATATGATTGTTATTCTACAGGTGTTTCTTCTCCATAAACCCAGAAAAAGGAACCAAAGTAGAGAACAAAAACTCAAAGCGTCGTCTCAGTGTGAACCCTCGAGTCCTCACCCTGATTTAGGATCTCGCCGACCACGAGTGGCGCTAAGCCTAAATCTTGACTCTCTGTGGACTGTTAGTTTTACTTTGTTAATTTTGTTCCACAATGTGTACTGGAACCTTTTACTGGTCGAATGCATGAAGCCAATTCATGAagatgttctttctttgtaggaatgttctttatttacataagaaaagaaaaaaaaaacaacatgctgCTACTGCAGTGTTTCTAGACCACATGTGTAGGTTTGTTTCACCACGTGgttttgctgatgttttctGACCAGGGCCATGGTTGTGGTGACAGCAGGGTGCGTGTTGCGTTGCACGGTGATTATGATCATTTTTGGCacaatatgtgttttttgttttaaagtcttaACAGGTTATTTAACTTTTTCTGGTGGAGGGTCTAACAAATGCTTGTTTCATGAACATGGTTCTTGCTTTGCAGGAATGTTCCACAGCTTTTATAGCCTATATTTTGATTGAATTGTGTAGTTGCTGTGTGCCTTGCATATTGTGTTAGTTGGAAAAATGGATCCATTTGCTGTCATTTTGCTAATGTGgctgcaaaataaatttcccaaaagtgatattttcctctcttgtgttttctcatgtgtatttttgcatgtttggGTGTAGGCGTAGCAGTAAGAAATTTGCTGGGTTATGGttaaaattttacattaaaacatataaTATTCAGCATAGATTTTATGTATAATTTACAGAGCAGCTCCATTTAATATGCACAGTTTCACCGTAGTTCTACCATTTTAAATTAGTTCTTTGTACGATATTTCCCTGTTAATTTTGCAGTTTATGGATCCACAAAAAGCATTTATTACTTGTAAAAGATACAGGAAATAGTGTATTTATATATCACATCTATGTGTGAAATTAACTTCTTTTTCCTGTAGATTTAACAGTTTTAATCTGAGATTCATTCACTGTAAATCAATTTACAAGTTGCATCTGTAAAGCGTTTTTACAGGAAGTCCCTGGTAACCCCAGCTGCCAgggttttcctgtaaaaacagcacgttttttttttacagtgtaggatgcctcctgggtgcctCCCAGGTGAGGTTTACAAGCATATCCTAGCAGAGGCCCCTGGGCAGATCCAGGACATGGTGCAGGAATTGCGTTTTGAACTCAGT contains these protein-coding regions:
- the LOC143420875 gene encoding uncharacterized protein LOC143420875, with the protein product MIICVFCKKVLVTLRGYVLHCRVHKNEPCCIFKCVGANCSQTFTTYSAFKGHFYRVHNAPALQATPKALVADLKCAVSLCARHFQTVKELVSHLNDHIAGGRSVSCPVSGCKHMFTKKSSFTSHMCRKHKACSPDGIDDMYKESRPQPPNDSTEYSENTHETMASASSASDMPEKDSHSYLRNMCLFYLKQLLSYFEEKEESMLLCVEDTCLADEVQLEQVPLTPTIIMCGQSCYSSRRYMLSVDRHLVSTNISSFISALCLMFGSYYNFNIHYPSELASTLEFLQRCFFSINPEKGTKVENKNSKRRLSVNPRVLTLI